In a genomic window of Pseudoglutamicibacter albus:
- the rplC gene encoding 50S ribosomal protein L3, translating into MTASRNIKGLLGTKLGMTQVWDKDNNLIPVTVVKADANVVTQLRNEERDGYTAIQIGYGQVDPTKVTKPLVGHFKAAGVTPRRHVAEVRTADAADYELGQELTVEQFEAGSKVDITGTTKGKGFAGAMKRHGFSGAGASHGQHKNHRKPGSVGQASTPGRVFKGKKLPGRMGVERQTTLNLTVHGVDAENNLLLIKGAVPGPRGQVVLVRTAVKGA; encoded by the coding sequence ATGACCGCAAGCCGCAACATCAAGGGCCTGCTGGGCACGAAGCTCGGCATGACCCAGGTCTGGGATAAAGACAACAACCTGATCCCGGTCACCGTCGTCAAGGCTGACGCTAACGTCGTCACCCAGCTGCGCAACGAAGAGCGCGACGGCTACACCGCGATCCAGATCGGCTACGGCCAGGTAGACCCAACCAAGGTCACCAAGCCACTCGTCGGCCACTTCAAGGCCGCAGGCGTGACCCCACGCCGCCACGTAGCTGAAGTACGTACCGCTGACGCCGCAGACTACGAACTCGGCCAGGAACTGACCGTCGAACAGTTCGAAGCCGGTTCCAAGGTAGACATCACCGGAACCACCAAAGGTAAGGGCTTCGCAGGTGCAATGAAGCGCCATGGCTTTTCCGGCGCAGGCGCATCCCACGGTCAGCACAAGAACCACCGCAAGCCAGGCTCCGTAGGCCAGGCGTCGACCCCAGGTCGCGTCTTCAAGGGCAAGAAGCTTCCGGGCCGCATGGGCGTTGAGCGTCAGACCACCCTGAACCTCACGGTTCACGGTGTTGACGCAGAAAACAACCTCCTGCTCATCAAGGGCGCAGTCCCAGGTCCGCGTGGCCAGGTTGTCCTGGTTCGCACTGCAGTGAAGGGAGCCTAA
- the rpsS gene encoding 30S ribosomal protein S19 yields MPRSLKKGPFVDQHLLVKVLNQNEAGTRNVIKTWSRRSMIVPDMLGHTIAVHDGRKHIPVFITESMVGHKLGEFAMTRTFRGHVKDDKKGKRR; encoded by the coding sequence ATGCCACGCAGCCTTAAGAAGGGCCCCTTCGTTGATCAGCACCTTCTTGTGAAGGTTCTGAACCAGAACGAAGCAGGTACCCGCAACGTCATCAAGACGTGGTCCCGCCGTTCCATGATCGTGCCGGACATGCTCGGCCACACGATCGCTGTGCACGACGGACGCAAGCACATCCCAGTGTTCATCACTGAGTCGATGGTCGGACACAAGCTCGGCGAGTTCGCTATGACGCGTACTTTCCGCGGCCACGTGAAGGACGACAAGAAGGGCAAGCGCCGCTGA
- the rpsJ gene encoding 30S ribosomal protein S10 — MAGQKIRIRLKSYDHEVIDTSARKIVDTVTRAGATVVGPVPLPTEKNTFTVIRSPHKYKDSREHFEMRTHKRLIDIVDPTPKAVDSLMRLDLPADVNIEIKL, encoded by the coding sequence ATGGCGGGACAGAAAATCCGCATCCGGCTGAAGTCATACGACCACGAAGTCATTGACACCTCCGCCCGCAAGATCGTGGATACCGTCACTCGCGCCGGCGCAACCGTCGTCGGCCCAGTGCCGCTGCCAACGGAGAAGAACACGTTCACCGTGATTCGCTCCCCACACAAATACAAGGACTCCCGCGAACACTTCGAGATGCGCACCCACAAGCGCCTCATCGACATCGTGGATCCAACTCCAAAGGCCGTCGATTCGCTCATGCGCCTCGACCTGCCAGCGGATGTCAACATCGAAATCAAGCTTTAA
- the rpsL gene encoding 30S ribosomal protein S12, with translation MPTIQQLVRKGRAPHKNKSKTPALEGNPMRRGVCTRVYTTTPKKPNSALRKVARVRLAGGTEVTAYIPGEGHNLQEHSIVLVRGGRVKDLPGVRYKIVRGALDTQGVKDRGQARSRYGAKKEKK, from the coding sequence TTGCCTACAATTCAGCAGCTGGTGCGCAAGGGTCGCGCTCCACACAAGAACAAGTCGAAGACCCCGGCGCTTGAGGGTAACCCAATGCGCCGCGGCGTGTGCACCCGCGTGTACACCACCACCCCTAAGAAGCCGAACTCCGCGCTTCGTAAGGTTGCTCGTGTCCGCCTCGCAGGCGGCACCGAAGTAACTGCCTACATCCCAGGTGAGGGCCACAACCTGCAGGAACACTCCATTGTGCTCGTTCGCGGTGGCCGTGTGAAGGACCTGCCAGGTGTCCGCTACAAGATCGTCCGCGGCGCACTCGACACCCAGGGTGTCAAGGACCGCGGCCAGGCCCGTTCCCGCTACGGCGCTAAGAAGGAGAAGAAGTAA
- the rplD gene encoding 50S ribosomal protein L4, whose protein sequence is MAIKTVKVDLPAEIFDTEASVALLHQVVVAQEAARRQGTHKTKTRAERSGSGIKPFRQKGTGRARQGSIREPQMRGGGIAHGPVPRDYSQRTPKKMKAAALRGALTDRARHDRIHVVEDIITGDTPSTKQARENLKSLTTRKNLLVVLERANDVAALSVRNLENVHALFADQLNTYDVLRADDVIFTKAAFDAFTGKEDAK, encoded by the coding sequence ATGGCTATCAAAACCGTAAAGGTTGATCTCCCAGCAGAGATCTTCGATACCGAGGCCTCCGTTGCTCTCTTGCACCAGGTAGTTGTTGCGCAAGAGGCAGCACGCCGCCAGGGTACGCACAAGACCAAGACCCGCGCTGAACGCTCCGGCTCCGGCATCAAGCCGTTCCGCCAGAAGGGGACCGGCCGTGCACGTCAGGGCTCCATCCGCGAGCCACAGATGCGCGGCGGTGGTATCGCACACGGCCCAGTGCCACGCGACTACTCCCAGCGCACCCCTAAGAAGATGAAGGCAGCTGCACTGCGCGGCGCCCTCACCGATCGTGCCCGCCACGATCGCATCCACGTCGTAGAGGACATCATCACGGGCGACACCCCGTCGACCAAGCAGGCACGCGAAAACCTCAAGTCCCTCACGACCCGGAAGAACCTGCTCGTGGTGCTTGAACGCGCCAACGACGTCGCAGCTCTGTCCGTGCGTAACCTTGAGAACGTTCACGCCCTGTTCGCGGACCAGCTCAACACCTACGATGTGCTCCGCGCTGATGACGTCATCTTCACGAAGGCTGCCTTCGACGCCTTCACCGGTAAGGAGGACGCCAAGTGA
- the rplW gene encoding 50S ribosomal protein L23, protein MTNINRRTAHDVIVAPVVSEKSYNLIDEGQYTFLVDPRSNKTEIKAAVEEIYGVKVASVNTSNRPGKRTRTRFGWGQRKNTKRAIVTLQGDDTIDIFGGPVA, encoded by the coding sequence GTGACTAACATCAACCGTCGCACGGCCCACGACGTGATCGTCGCTCCGGTCGTTTCGGAGAAGAGCTACAACCTGATCGACGAGGGTCAGTACACCTTCCTGGTGGACCCACGCTCGAACAAGACCGAAATCAAGGCTGCAGTAGAGGAGATCTACGGCGTCAAGGTTGCATCGGTCAACACCAGCAATCGCCCGGGTAAGCGTACGCGTACCCGTTTCGGTTGGGGACAGCGCAAGAACACCAAGCGCGCGATCGTCACCCTCCAGGGCGATGACACCATCGACATCTTCGGCGGTCCGGTCGCCTAA
- the rplB gene encoding 50S ribosomal protein L2, with protein sequence MAIRKYKPTTPGLRGASVADFAEITRSTPEKSLLRPLHKTGGRNNTGRITTRHKGGGHKRQYRLIDFRRADKDGVPAKVAHIEYDPNRTARIALLHYVDGTKRYIVAPERLKQGDRVESGPNADIKPGNNLPLRNIPVGTVVHAIELRPGGGAKMARSAGASAQLVAREGKYAQLRLPSGEIRNVDVRCRATVGEVGNAEQININWGKAGRMRWKGVRPTVRGVSMNPVDHPHGGGEGRTSGGRHPVNPAGKKEGRTRRPNKSSDKLIVRRRRTGKNKR encoded by the coding sequence ATGGCAATTCGCAAATACAAGCCGACAACGCCGGGCCTTCGTGGCGCGTCCGTTGCCGACTTCGCAGAAATTACGCGCAGCACGCCAGAGAAGTCCCTTCTCCGCCCGCTGCACAAGACCGGTGGCCGTAACAACACCGGACGCATCACGACCCGTCACAAGGGTGGTGGCCACAAGCGCCAGTACCGTCTGATCGACTTCCGTCGCGCAGACAAGGACGGCGTACCGGCGAAGGTCGCGCACATCGAGTACGACCCGAACCGCACCGCCCGCATCGCACTGTTGCACTATGTGGACGGCACCAAGCGCTACATCGTAGCGCCGGAACGTCTCAAGCAGGGCGACCGCGTCGAGTCCGGCCCGAACGCTGACATCAAGCCAGGTAACAACCTGCCGCTGCGCAACATCCCAGTGGGTACCGTTGTGCACGCGATCGAGCTCCGCCCAGGTGGCGGCGCCAAGATGGCTCGTTCCGCTGGTGCATCCGCTCAGCTGGTAGCCCGCGAAGGCAAGTACGCACAGCTGCGTCTGCCATCCGGCGAAATCCGCAACGTTGACGTACGCTGCCGCGCAACCGTCGGCGAAGTCGGTAACGCTGAGCAGATCAACATCAACTGGGGTAAAGCCGGCCGCATGCGCTGGAAGGGCGTACGCCCAACCGTTCGCGGTGTCTCCATGAACCCGGTTGACCACCCACACGGTGGTGGTGAAGGCCGTACCTCCGGTGGCCGTCACCCAGTCAACCCAGCCGGTAAGAAGGAAGGCCGCACGCGCCGTCCTAACAAGTCCAGCGACAAGCTCATTGTGCGCCGTCGCCGCACTGGCAAGAACAAGCGATAG
- the rpsG gene encoding 30S ribosomal protein S7, protein MPRKGPAPKRPIVNDPVYGSALVTQLINKVLVDGKKSTAERIVYGALEGTQAKTGNDPVATLKKAIENIKPALEVRSRRVGGATYQVPVEVKPGRSVALALRWLVGFSKVRREKSMTERLMNEILDASNGLGAAVKRREDTHKMAEANKAFAHYRW, encoded by the coding sequence ATGCCTCGTAAGGGTCCAGCTCCCAAGCGTCCAATTGTCAACGATCCGGTATACGGCTCCGCACTGGTCACCCAGCTGATCAACAAGGTGCTCGTAGACGGTAAGAAGTCCACCGCAGAGCGCATTGTCTACGGCGCACTTGAAGGCACCCAGGCTAAGACCGGTAACGACCCGGTAGCCACCCTCAAGAAGGCCATCGAAAACATCAAGCCTGCACTTGAGGTTCGCTCCCGCCGCGTCGGTGGCGCAACCTACCAGGTCCCTGTTGAGGTCAAGCCTGGTCGCTCGGTTGCGCTCGCGTTGCGCTGGCTGGTCGGCTTCTCGAAGGTCCGCCGCGAGAAGAGCATGACCGAACGCCTCATGAACGAGATCCTGGACGCCTCCAACGGCCTCGGCGCAGCAGTCAAGCGCCGCGAGGATACTCACAAGATGGCGGAAGCCAACAAGGCGTTCGCTCACTACCGCTGGTAA
- the tuf gene encoding elongation factor Tu, whose protein sequence is MAKAKFDRSKPHVNVGTIGHVDHGKTTLSAAISKVLADRFPSDTNVGYDFENIDSAPEERQRGITISISHVEYETEKRHYAHIDAPGHADYVKNMITGAAQMDGAILVVAATDGPMAQTREHVLLARQVGVPALLVALNKCDMVDDEELLDLVEMEVRELLSSQGFDGDEAPVIRVSAYQALQGDEKWADSIMELMNAVDEYIPDPVREKDQPFLMPIEDVFTITGRGTVVTGRAERGTLKLNSEVEIVGLRPLQKTTVTGIEMFHKQLDEAWAGENCGLLLRGLKREDVERGQVVVEPGSITPHTEFEANVYILSKDEGGRHNPFYSNYRPQFYFRTTDVTGVITLPEGTEMVMPGDTTEMTVELIQPIAMEEGLGFAIREGGRTVGSGRVTKIIK, encoded by the coding sequence GTGGCAAAGGCAAAGTTTGACCGCTCTAAGCCGCACGTAAACGTCGGCACCATCGGCCACGTTGACCACGGCAAGACGACGCTGTCCGCCGCTATCTCGAAGGTATTGGCAGACCGCTTCCCGTCTGACACCAACGTCGGCTATGACTTCGAAAACATTGACTCCGCTCCGGAAGAGCGCCAGCGCGGTATTACCATCTCCATCTCCCACGTGGAGTACGAGACCGAGAAGCGTCACTACGCACACATTGACGCTCCAGGCCACGCTGACTACGTCAAGAACATGATCACCGGTGCTGCTCAGATGGACGGCGCAATCCTCGTGGTTGCTGCTACCGACGGCCCAATGGCTCAGACTCGCGAGCACGTTCTGCTGGCACGCCAGGTTGGCGTTCCTGCCCTGCTCGTTGCACTCAACAAGTGCGACATGGTTGACGACGAAGAGCTCCTCGACCTCGTTGAGATGGAGGTTCGCGAACTTCTGTCCTCCCAGGGCTTCGACGGCGACGAGGCTCCAGTCATCCGCGTTTCCGCTTACCAGGCGCTGCAGGGCGACGAGAAGTGGGCTGACTCCATCATGGAGCTCATGAACGCTGTTGACGAGTACATCCCAGACCCAGTCCGCGAGAAGGATCAGCCATTCCTGATGCCAATCGAGGATGTCTTCACCATTACCGGTCGCGGTACCGTTGTTACCGGCCGTGCAGAGCGCGGTACCCTCAAGCTCAACTCCGAGGTTGAGATCGTTGGTCTGCGCCCACTGCAGAAGACCACCGTTACCGGTATCGAGATGTTCCACAAGCAGCTCGACGAAGCATGGGCTGGCGAGAACTGTGGTCTGTTGCTCCGCGGTCTCAAGCGTGAAGACGTTGAGCGCGGTCAGGTTGTTGTCGAGCCAGGCTCGATCACCCCACACACCGAGTTCGAGGCAAACGTGTACATCCTCTCCAAGGACGAGGGTGGCCGCCACAACCCGTTCTACTCGAACTACCGCCCACAGTTCTACTTCCGTACGACTGACGTGACCGGTGTTATTACCCTCCCAGAGGGCACTGAGATGGTTATGCCAGGTGACACCACCGAGATGACCGTCGAGCTCATCCAGCCAATCGCTATGGAAGAGGGCCTCGGCTTCGCTATCCGTGAGGGTGGCCGCACTGTTGGTTCGGGCCGCGTCACCAAGATCATCAAGTAG
- the fusA gene encoding elongation factor G, translated as MALDVLTDLKKVRNIGIMAHIDAGKTTTTERILFYTGVNHKLGETHDGASTTDWMEQEKERGITITSAAVSAYWNDNQINVIDTPGHVDFTVEVERSLRVLDGAVAVFDAKEGVEPQSETVWRQADKYGVPRICFVNKMDKMGADFYHTVGTIVSRLGAKPLVMQLPIGAESDFVGVVDLVSMKALKWEADSKGDVSLGQKYTTEEIPADLKDKAEEYRAKLVEDVAEADEELMEKYLEGEEITEAELKAGIRKLTVADEAYPVFCGSAFKNRGIQPILDAIVDYLPSPLDVPPMHGTDPKDETVELTRKPSVDEPFSALAFKIASHPFFGTLTFIRVYSGRLESGAQILNSTKGKRERIGKMFQMHANKEQPVEEIVAGHIYAVIGLKDTTTGDTLCASDAPIILESMTFPEPVIFVAIEPKTKGDQEKLSNAIQKLVAEDPTFTVSLNDETGQTEIGGMGELHLDVFVDRMKREFKVEANVGKPQVAYRETIRRTVEKVDFTHKKQTGGSGQFAKVQVTFEPLEVEGDTIYEFENAVTGGRIPREYIPSVDQGIQEAMELGVLAGYPMVGVKATLLDGAYHDVDSSEMAFKIAGSQVYKEAMKRANPVLLEPVMAVEVRTPEEYMGDVIGDLNSRRGSIQSMDDAQGVRVVKAQVPLSEMFGYIGDLRSRTQGRAVYSMVFDSYAEVPKSVADEIIQKSRGE; from the coding sequence GTGGCACTCGACGTGCTCACCGACCTTAAGAAGGTCCGCAACATCGGCATTATGGCCCACATCGATGCGGGCAAGACCACTACTACGGAACGCATCCTGTTCTACACGGGTGTGAACCACAAGCTCGGCGAGACGCACGACGGTGCATCGACGACCGACTGGATGGAGCAGGAGAAGGAGCGCGGTATTACCATTACCTCCGCTGCAGTCTCCGCTTACTGGAATGACAACCAGATCAACGTCATCGACACCCCAGGCCACGTTGACTTCACCGTTGAAGTTGAGCGTTCCCTGCGCGTTCTCGACGGCGCTGTCGCTGTCTTCGACGCCAAGGAAGGCGTTGAGCCGCAGTCCGAGACCGTGTGGCGTCAGGCAGACAAGTACGGCGTTCCACGCATTTGCTTCGTCAACAAGATGGACAAGATGGGCGCTGACTTCTACCACACGGTAGGAACCATCGTCTCCCGTCTGGGCGCTAAGCCACTCGTGATGCAGCTGCCAATCGGCGCTGAGAGCGATTTCGTTGGCGTTGTTGACCTCGTCAGCATGAAGGCTCTCAAGTGGGAAGCTGATTCGAAGGGTGACGTATCCCTCGGCCAGAAGTACACCACTGAAGAGATCCCAGCTGATCTGAAGGACAAGGCTGAGGAATACCGCGCAAAGCTCGTCGAAGACGTCGCAGAAGCTGACGAAGAGCTCATGGAGAAGTACCTCGAAGGCGAGGAAATCACCGAAGCTGAGCTCAAGGCCGGTATCCGCAAGCTGACCGTTGCCGACGAAGCCTACCCAGTCTTCTGCGGCTCCGCGTTCAAGAACCGCGGCATTCAGCCAATCCTCGACGCCATCGTCGACTACCTGCCATCGCCGCTGGACGTTCCACCGATGCACGGTACCGACCCGAAGGACGAGACGGTTGAGCTGACCCGTAAGCCATCCGTCGACGAGCCGTTCTCGGCTCTCGCGTTCAAGATCGCATCCCACCCATTCTTCGGCACCCTGACCTTCATCCGCGTCTACTCGGGCCGCCTCGAATCCGGTGCTCAGATCCTGAACTCGACCAAGGGTAAGCGCGAACGCATCGGCAAGATGTTCCAGATGCACGCGAACAAGGAACAGCCAGTCGAAGAGATCGTAGCAGGCCACATCTACGCGGTCATCGGCCTCAAGGACACCACCACTGGTGACACCTTGTGCGCATCCGATGCTCCGATCATCCTCGAATCGATGACCTTCCCAGAGCCAGTGATCTTCGTTGCTATCGAGCCGAAGACCAAGGGCGACCAGGAGAAGCTCTCCAACGCGATCCAGAAGCTCGTCGCTGAAGACCCAACCTTCACCGTTTCTCTTAACGACGAAACCGGCCAGACCGAAATCGGCGGCATGGGCGAGCTGCACCTCGACGTCTTCGTCGACCGCATGAAGCGCGAATTCAAGGTTGAAGCGAACGTCGGTAAGCCACAGGTTGCATACCGCGAAACCATCCGCCGCACCGTGGAGAAGGTCGACTTCACCCACAAGAAGCAGACCGGTGGTTCCGGCCAGTTCGCAAAGGTCCAGGTCACTTTCGAACCTCTCGAGGTCGAAGGCGACACCATCTACGAGTTTGAGAATGCCGTCACCGGTGGCCGTATTCCACGCGAATACATCCCATCCGTTGACCAGGGTATCCAGGAAGCCATGGAACTCGGTGTCCTGGCTGGCTACCCGATGGTCGGCGTCAAGGCAACCCTGCTCGACGGTGCATACCACGATGTTGACTCGTCTGAAATGGCGTTCAAGATCGCAGGCTCCCAGGTTTATAAGGAAGCCATGAAGCGTGCCAACCCGGTTCTGCTCGAGCCGGTCATGGCCGTTGAGGTCCGCACCCCAGAAGAGTACATGGGCGATGTCATCGGTGACCTGAACTCCCGCCGCGGCTCCATCCAGTCGATGGATGACGCTCAGGGCGTTCGCGTCGTCAAGGCTCAGGTTCCGCTTTCGGAGATGTTCGGCTACATCGGCGACCTGCGTTCCCGTACGCAGGGCCGCGCCGTGTACTCGATGGTCTTCGACAGCTACGCCGAGGTGCCGAAGAGCGTCGCGGACGAGATCATCCAGAAGTCCCGCGGCGAGTAA